From Heliomicrobium modesticaldum Ice1, a single genomic window includes:
- the casB gene encoding type I-E CRISPR-associated protein Cse2/CasB: MNDANRGDAIRNKAEDFIQRVKSLTPGERALLKRNAGCRLSESRGALPLFYRLCPRSIPEWEEDIWFLIACLCCLDRSEKEAEERSFARSLLDFLGKDGFEADGANGWQRKVTKLLDASQEELFYRLPQVVKRLVDNRVPIDWAGLLTDLRIWHWKSRIVQKRWAREFFGSKSNGTGEEQENDGGDN; this comes from the coding sequence ATGAATGATGCAAACCGGGGAGACGCGATCCGAAATAAAGCGGAAGACTTCATTCAACGTGTTAAGAGCTTGACGCCGGGGGAGCGGGCCTTGCTCAAACGAAACGCAGGCTGCCGGCTGTCCGAATCACGGGGCGCGTTGCCGCTGTTCTACCGCCTGTGTCCGAGAAGCATCCCTGAATGGGAGGAGGACATTTGGTTTCTCATCGCCTGCCTTTGCTGTCTTGACCGCTCCGAAAAAGAGGCCGAGGAACGGTCTTTTGCCCGCTCTCTCCTCGATTTTCTAGGCAAAGACGGGTTTGAAGCGGATGGGGCCAATGGTTGGCAGCGCAAGGTCACAAAATTGTTGGATGCGTCACAGGAAGAGTTGTTTTATCGGTTGCCTCAGGTGGTAAAGCGTCTCGTGGATAATCGTGTGCCCATTGACTGGGCGGGACTGCTGACAGACTTGCGAATTTGGCACTGGAAGAGTCGGATTGTGCAAAAGCGCTGGGCCAGGGAATTTTTCGGCTCAAAATCTAATGGTACGGGAGAAGAACAAGAAAACGACGGAGGGGACAACTGA
- the cas3 gene encoding CRISPR-associated helicase Cas3', with the protein MVDKLQRASGWTKEEAIIRTAFLAAMHDIGKCHAQFQVKGIGLPVVQDWIERELLPHASRVDIRHEAYTRLWLEQWLRSKGWGRFSSGTVGLALQGHHGSFVVPCKRVDDGSASINELWKQLRLQVVEELLRFFQMDIWKQQDFPDHSTFGMLLSGITVLADWIASSEAFFGGDIPDWHQAKQKNFEVLALQFLDQVGLSGKKPINAEMTEEDSFLRFWRHLHLPSLRPLQALCEQIARSEKTGGLAIIEAPMGEGKSEAGIYLLNCWVAGSGGDGMYVALPTAATANQMYSRVQELLSNQGTEKGLRLVHGMAWLLDLQKQYWEEDEREDWFRPKKRALLAPYGVGTVDQAMLAAMRVKFGCLRLLGLAGKGLLIDEVHAYDTYMNTIIDQLLAWCGHLSIPVVLLSATLPVKRRKQLLEAYGGDVIEGAVNQQYPLVTVAVDAKTCEFPVLPSRPNQEYNLRMLPGALENAEAIVNAVLDWADAHDSGCAGVVVNTVYMAQQVFRKLKKLHRKGRLPSDVELLLYHARFTAGRRKAIEDKVLRWLDKGSLQDPARRPKRAVLVATQVVEQSLDIDFDVLFTELAPIDLLLQRIGRLWRHERPRRLNHAESKANVSIFAPEIAERFYWGKTGAVYEPLVLLKTLAVLQKRNQFQLPQDFRPLIESVYDDEIANVPDEWLYSLASVREEYRKNQVEQQQRARESLYPKPLKSELAVTPIFAVNEEVSEGEVSSHLHAVTRIGSETRSVLAVPKDEWERVGQGLVSHEQLHHWMKYHVSLPEKWLSGCELPALKPYRQWSVMPMHPGSPSFWEGTSKGGNVIRIEYDDELGFRLGKEEPNATSL; encoded by the coding sequence CTGGTCGACAAACTGCAACGTGCTTCCGGTTGGACGAAAGAAGAAGCGATTATTCGCACTGCTTTTCTCGCTGCTATGCATGATATTGGAAAGTGTCATGCGCAATTTCAGGTAAAAGGCATAGGGCTGCCCGTTGTCCAGGATTGGATTGAACGAGAGCTTCTCCCACATGCCTCGCGCGTCGACATTCGCCATGAGGCTTATACACGCCTTTGGCTGGAACAATGGCTGAGATCGAAGGGATGGGGGCGTTTTAGCTCCGGAACAGTGGGTCTGGCGTTACAGGGACACCATGGTTCATTTGTTGTCCCTTGCAAGCGGGTTGACGACGGTAGTGCGAGTATAAATGAACTTTGGAAACAACTGAGATTACAGGTAGTGGAAGAGTTGCTTCGTTTTTTTCAAATGGATATTTGGAAGCAACAAGATTTCCCCGATCACAGTACCTTTGGCATGTTGCTGTCTGGAATCACCGTGCTGGCTGATTGGATAGCGTCTTCCGAAGCGTTTTTTGGAGGGGATATTCCTGATTGGCACCAGGCCAAGCAGAAGAACTTCGAAGTCCTAGCGTTGCAATTCCTTGACCAAGTAGGTTTAAGCGGCAAAAAACCAATAAACGCAGAGATGACAGAAGAGGACTCCTTTCTCCGCTTTTGGAGACATCTCCACTTGCCGTCCCTGAGGCCGCTGCAAGCCCTATGTGAACAAATTGCCCGCAGTGAGAAAACCGGAGGGTTGGCGATCATCGAAGCCCCGATGGGAGAAGGGAAGTCTGAGGCTGGCATCTATCTATTAAACTGTTGGGTCGCTGGCAGCGGTGGGGATGGTATGTATGTGGCGCTGCCGACTGCGGCGACGGCCAATCAGATGTATTCTCGGGTGCAAGAGTTGCTCTCCAATCAAGGAACCGAGAAAGGGTTGCGACTCGTTCACGGGATGGCTTGGTTGTTGGATTTGCAAAAACAATATTGGGAGGAAGACGAGCGCGAAGACTGGTTCCGTCCGAAAAAGCGGGCGCTATTGGCCCCTTACGGGGTGGGCACGGTGGATCAGGCGATGCTGGCCGCCATGCGCGTGAAGTTCGGCTGCCTGCGGTTGTTGGGACTTGCGGGGAAGGGACTGTTGATCGACGAAGTCCACGCCTATGACACCTATATGAACACCATCATTGATCAATTGCTTGCCTGGTGCGGACATCTGAGCATTCCCGTTGTTCTTTTATCGGCGACGCTCCCAGTTAAGCGGCGTAAACAACTGCTTGAGGCATATGGCGGGGATGTCATAGAAGGTGCAGTGAATCAACAGTATCCGTTGGTCACCGTAGCCGTTGACGCCAAGACTTGCGAATTTCCTGTCTTACCCTCGCGGCCAAATCAGGAGTACAACCTGCGAATGCTTCCCGGCGCGTTAGAAAACGCTGAAGCGATCGTCAACGCCGTTTTGGACTGGGCAGACGCACATGATAGTGGTTGTGCTGGCGTGGTAGTCAACACCGTGTATATGGCGCAACAAGTTTTCCGAAAACTAAAAAAACTACATAGAAAAGGTCGCTTGCCGAGTGATGTTGAGTTGCTGCTGTACCACGCCCGTTTCACTGCGGGACGGCGCAAAGCAATTGAGGACAAGGTTCTCCGTTGGTTGGATAAAGGCAGTTTGCAGGATCCCGCACGTCGGCCGAAACGGGCTGTTTTGGTGGCCACTCAGGTAGTCGAGCAATCGCTGGACATCGACTTTGATGTGCTGTTCACGGAACTGGCCCCCATCGATTTGTTGCTCCAGCGCATCGGTCGTCTCTGGCGGCACGAACGACCAAGACGGTTGAATCACGCCGAGAGCAAAGCAAATGTTTCCATCTTTGCGCCTGAAATAGCGGAACGATTCTATTGGGGAAAGACAGGGGCAGTGTACGAACCACTTGTGCTGCTGAAAACCCTGGCTGTCTTGCAAAAACGAAACCAATTCCAGTTACCCCAAGATTTCCGTCCCCTTATTGAATCCGTTTATGATGATGAAATCGCAAACGTGCCGGACGAATGGCTCTACTCGTTAGCGTCGGTCCGGGAGGAGTATCGAAAAAATCAAGTGGAACAGCAGCAACGAGCGCGGGAGTCGCTATATCCAAAACCGTTGAAAAGTGAGTTGGCCGTTACGCCCATTTTTGCAGTCAATGAAGAAGTCTCCGAAGGAGAGGTTTCCAGTCACCTGCATGCGGTCACGCGAATAGGTAGTGAAACGCGCAGCGTGCTGGCGGTGCCGAAGGACGAATGGGAACGGGTGGGACAAGGCCTCGTTTCTCACGAACAATTGCATCATTGGATGAAGTATCATGTGTCATTGCCAGAAAAATGGTTGAGCGGGTGCGAACTCCCAGCATTGAAGCCATATCGCCAGTGGAGTGTGATGCCAATGCATCCAGGCTCTCCTTCATTTTGGGAGGGGACAAGCAAAGGGGGAAATGTAATCCGCATTGAGTACGACGATGAACTGGGATTTCGGTTAGGGAAGGAGGAACCCAATGCAACCAGCCTTTGA
- the casA gene encoding type I-E CRISPR-associated protein Cse1/CasA: MQPAFDLLTEPWVTVRDVKGRICVVHLRDVLAKAHEWSEVIDESPLIQFGLYRFLQALIIDIFPLKGQRGRLELMEEGQFDETKLNAYWEKYGVYFDLFDAERPFLQVPPREQEKVKRKSVAELFHQLPTGTNVIHFHHRLQDEYVLAPDVCARIMTTLSPFTTAGGQGLSPSINGNPPYYVWRKGDNLFETLLLNYWITDQDRGIPAWRDRRPSRGETRSEARLLEGLTWQPRRVTLIPEMGPFQCTYSGRSCQWGVRQMVFEAGFQARVDTWRDPNVAVVNTDKGRSFVRPRWGRQTWRDVGPLALIDGAGKGVQEKNSYERAPILNQASIYLECEQQTTTIEVYGLQTDGNMKYLDWRYEELQLPAGLEQVPNGEEFALQAMNNAEKAAWALRKAVNMCVQIKQKKGKKEQKIWPGEWGQRVEDAYWLSLEAPYLAFLSVLAGTAKEEDPDKHLETLMEAWTKEIRNKASDYFTEATKENVSDAEAMRRQIQAEQYLRRSLRFIGVKSPSKDEDAAKKGR; encoded by the coding sequence ATGCAACCAGCCTTTGATTTACTGACAGAACCATGGGTGACGGTCCGGGATGTGAAGGGACGGATTTGCGTCGTTCACTTGCGGGATGTGCTTGCCAAAGCCCATGAATGGAGCGAAGTCATTGATGAATCACCCTTGATCCAGTTTGGTTTGTATCGCTTTTTACAGGCCCTTATAATCGATATTTTCCCGCTAAAAGGTCAACGGGGTCGACTCGAACTGATGGAAGAAGGGCAGTTTGACGAAACGAAACTGAACGCCTACTGGGAAAAATACGGTGTCTATTTTGACCTGTTTGATGCGGAGCGGCCCTTTTTACAGGTTCCGCCTCGGGAACAAGAAAAGGTAAAACGAAAGTCAGTTGCCGAACTGTTTCACCAATTGCCGACGGGAACGAATGTCATCCATTTTCACCACCGGCTTCAGGACGAATATGTCCTCGCGCCGGACGTTTGCGCCCGAATAATGACCACACTTTCGCCCTTCACTACGGCCGGCGGGCAGGGACTCTCTCCCAGTATCAACGGCAACCCTCCTTATTACGTGTGGAGAAAGGGAGATAACCTCTTCGAAACACTGCTGCTGAATTACTGGATTACCGATCAAGATCGAGGCATTCCCGCCTGGCGAGACCGGCGTCCCTCACGAGGGGAAACAAGGTCAGAGGCGAGGCTCTTGGAAGGGCTCACATGGCAGCCGCGTCGTGTCACTTTGATTCCCGAAATGGGACCGTTCCAATGCACATACAGCGGCAGGAGTTGTCAATGGGGAGTCCGGCAGATGGTGTTCGAAGCCGGGTTTCAGGCGAGAGTGGACACGTGGAGAGATCCCAATGTCGCTGTCGTGAATACCGACAAAGGGCGGAGTTTCGTAAGACCTCGCTGGGGTCGACAGACTTGGCGGGATGTAGGACCGCTGGCGCTGATCGACGGCGCCGGTAAAGGCGTTCAAGAGAAGAACAGTTATGAACGAGCGCCCATCTTGAATCAAGCATCGATCTACTTAGAATGTGAACAACAAACGACCACCATCGAGGTATATGGGCTTCAAACGGATGGCAATATGAAGTACCTGGATTGGCGCTATGAGGAATTGCAGTTGCCCGCCGGCTTAGAGCAAGTCCCCAACGGAGAAGAATTCGCGCTTCAGGCGATGAACAATGCGGAAAAAGCGGCGTGGGCGCTTCGCAAGGCCGTCAACATGTGTGTTCAAATCAAACAGAAAAAAGGAAAAAAGGAACAAAAAATCTGGCCGGGTGAATGGGGACAGCGTGTTGAGGATGCCTACTGGCTAAGTCTGGAGGCGCCTTATCTGGCTTTTCTAAGCGTTCTGGCAGGGACGGCGAAAGAAGAGGACCCTGACAAGCACCTAGAGACCCTTATGGAAGCATGGACAAAAGAGATCAGAAATAAAGCCAGTGATTATTTTACCGAAGCGACGAAAGAAAACGTATCGGACGCGGAGGCGATGCGCCGTCAGATTCAGGCGGAACAGTACCTGCGACGTTCATTGAGGTTCATCGGCGTAAAGTCTCCCTCGAAGGATGAAGATGCGGCAAAGAAAGGACGGTGA
- a CDS encoding transposase, which produces MQSVAQPLEEVQKIFCRTPGGKKAGRLIQHFTQYASKVYGFSQMVRQAKDGRKQPRIKAPAIFTVAFFGAFFCMESMEQMDRWQKTGVFRQLVPKNIRLPSHDTVRQALMKWDLKEQRKQHNCVIQRYKEQRGPQKESINGWRVTAIDGVELFHTKAYRCPECLTREHRDKTTDYYHAVVVAQQVGGNANLIYDWEMRKPQDGVDKDEGETTVAQRLIRRMAETYGKITDVYTLDALFAKAPVIHAALDAGAHVVVRMKEERRRIMKEANACFANRLPDSTWEERDGKGNTVYVQAWDEEGLAQWPQVRVPMRIVKIIRHTNKTVIEANKEVFVTDVVERWIATTCSSEKADTQTIAQIAAARWDIENIGFRNLKTFNALDHCFVHDSVAIKAMIGFQVLAFNLKRLFFFHHLPASRHRDVPLRYLIDEMREATRWVSLHLYRWVWEWGLSTA; this is translated from the coding sequence GTGCAAAGCGTAGCACAGCCACTCGAAGAAGTCCAGAAAATTTTTTGTAGAACACCTGGTGGAAAAAAAGCGGGCCGACTAATTCAACATTTTACGCAGTACGCCTCAAAGGTATATGGCTTTTCGCAGATGGTCCGTCAAGCAAAGGATGGTCGCAAACAACCCCGTATCAAAGCCCCAGCCATTTTTACCGTCGCTTTTTTTGGCGCCTTTTTCTGTATGGAAAGTATGGAGCAGATGGACCGTTGGCAAAAAACCGGGGTATTCCGTCAATTGGTTCCCAAAAACATTCGATTGCCATCACATGATACGGTGCGACAAGCCTTGATGAAATGGGATCTAAAAGAGCAACGAAAGCAGCATAACTGTGTGATCCAGCGATATAAGGAGCAACGCGGCCCGCAGAAGGAAAGCATCAATGGTTGGCGAGTGACTGCCATCGATGGCGTGGAGTTATTCCACACCAAGGCCTATCGTTGTCCCGAATGCCTTACGCGCGAACACCGCGACAAAACCACCGACTATTATCATGCGGTCGTAGTCGCTCAACAGGTTGGCGGCAACGCGAACCTGATTTATGACTGGGAAATGCGAAAGCCTCAGGATGGGGTGGACAAGGATGAAGGAGAAACCACCGTCGCCCAACGATTGATCCGACGTATGGCCGAGACCTATGGAAAAATAACGGATGTATACACGTTAGACGCGCTGTTTGCCAAAGCACCCGTCATTCATGCCGCTCTGGATGCAGGCGCTCATGTAGTTGTTCGCATGAAAGAAGAACGTCGACGGATAATGAAAGAGGCAAATGCCTGCTTTGCGAACCGGCTTCCGGACTCCACTTGGGAAGAAAGAGATGGAAAAGGGAATACCGTTTACGTTCAAGCTTGGGACGAAGAGGGATTGGCACAATGGCCGCAAGTTCGCGTGCCCATGCGAATCGTAAAAATCATTCGTCATACCAACAAGACAGTCATCGAAGCAAACAAAGAAGTCTTTGTCACTGATGTGGTGGAGCGCTGGATAGCAACCACATGCTCATCCGAAAAAGCGGATACCCAGACGATCGCACAAATTGCCGCCGCTCGTTGGGATATTGAGAATATTGGATTTCGCAACCTTAAGACGTTCAACGCCTTGGACCACTGCTTCGTGCACGATTCGGTGGCGATCAAAGCGATGATCGGATTTCAAGTGCTGGCTTTTAATCTTAAGCGATTGTTTTTCTTTCACCACCTCCCTGCCTCTCGTCATCGAGATGTGCCGCTTCGATATCTCATTGATGAGATGCGCGAAGCGACGAGGTGGGTATCTTTACATCTATATCGTTGGGTCTGGGAGTGGGGCTTATCTACTGCCTAG